A window of Raineyella sp. W15-4 contains these coding sequences:
- the trxA gene encoding thioredoxin, whose product MATTNLTTDDFMTTVDENEIVLVDFWADWCGPCKRFAPVYEKVSEENTEIVFGKVDTEAEQELAMNFQITAIPTLMAFRQGILLFNQAGAMNGSSLKSLISQIKELDMEEVKAQAKPMA is encoded by the coding sequence ATGGCCACCACGAACCTGACCACCGACGACTTCATGACGACGGTCGACGAGAACGAGATCGTCCTCGTCGACTTCTGGGCCGACTGGTGTGGCCCGTGCAAGCGCTTCGCCCCGGTGTACGAGAAGGTCTCGGAGGAGAACACCGAGATCGTCTTCGGCAAGGTCGACACCGAGGCCGAGCAGGAGCTGGCGATGAACTTCCAGATCACCGCCATCCCGACCCTGATGGCCTTCCGCCAGGGGATCCTGCTGTTCAACCAGGCGGGCGCCATGAACGGCTCCTCGCTGAAGTCCCTGATCTCCCAGATCAAGGAGCTGGACATGGAGGAGGTCAAGGCTCAGGCCAAGCCGATGGCCTGA